The nucleotide window AAAACCACAGTTCAGCCAAGAATACCTACCTCGAGCATGATGATAGGAGTCCTGGCTCCCCACGCAACAGAACATGTGCAGCAGCCACTGCCTTGCCCTATGTGGTCCGACTACAGTCACACGAGTCTGGCCTGTAGCTGTGAACCAACTCTCCAGCTGAATAAGGGTGTGGCTGTGCACCTCAATGCAGCGAAGGTATGTGTCACCGTGCCCTGTGAGCATAAGAGGTGAGAGGAGGGTCTGTCAAGCACCAGCCCTTGGGGAGTCGGGAGGTGGCCTTGGGGGAACGGACGTGTGACTGATGAAGgtggaaaaggaggaaaagattGAAAACCGAGAAGACAAGGATTAAGGCGGGGACGTTAGCAAGGGCCTCTCACCAAAGATGAGCTCCTCCTGGTCCTCTTCCATGTGGAACACCATTGGAGCATGAAAGTTTTCAGGCAGGGTCCACCACGGCTTCTTGCTGAGAGCACTAGTTCCCATGTCCATGCTCTGCTCCGACCTGATACAGAATAAGGACAAGTCCAAGAAATTGGTTAGCAAAAGACTTGGAAAAGTGAGGGAGGGCCTAGGCTCTGTCCTTAACATAGGAACCCAACAACCTGCCCCTTGAACTACCTTAGGGTGAGTGTACAATCCCGGTAGCTCTTCCCAAGATAATTCATTCCAAGTAATTATCTGTTCTGAGCTTAATCCTTTCATGCCAAACTTAATCTTATTTGATTAGTGCTTGCCTTTCTAATGCCCCGGaatcaaaatatttcttcactCTAAATCCAAAGGATTTGGGAGCAGATCTACTGGGTATGAACCAGGGCAGGGGTTGAAAGATAGAGGTGCAGGAAGTCTCCAAATGGGCTCCCTAGATTTGCACAGGTGCTGGCAGTCACCCAATGACCACATGGTGTATTCCAACAAGACGGAGTTTGGTGTGCTGCATCAAGGGAGAGCAAACAACATAGGAAAATAAACTTTACACAAACAGAAGAGTGTTGTAGGGAGCTGATTGTAGAAGTTGAATAGGTGAATCTAAGAAGTGTTTAGGGAGTAGGGGCCAGTTTTCTAAAATGGGGCAATTTGGTGATGATCCTGGTAAATTTATCTAGGAAGGGAAGTAAAGAGATTAATGTAGTCTTCATTGcagaatgttctctctctctggtttCAAATATAGTTACAGATGGACTTTCTACATCTTGTTGCGTGACAATCACTGAGCAACCTTGACTGGTTAAAATATTTAGCAGGAGATGTTTATGTTTGGAAGGGAAGATTCAACTATGCCTCTCAGCTCCCAACTACAAGTTCCTAGGTGCTTTTTCACTCTTCAGCCTCCCCTTTTGACCAAAGACAAAGTCAGCCATCAGGACTTTCATCTGGGGGTTCAGATCTACACCACTGTCAGAATCCACTTGTCACAAGTTTATCCAGAGAACGTTCTCTGCATCTGCATACAGTTGGTCCCTCATGTACATTTTTTGCAAAAGATACATAGTGAATGTATAATGACTACACAGTAGCATTTAAGGCTGAACAAGATGTACTAGTGAAATTCAGGTAAGTAATGGAAACAAAATAGCTATTAATCCTACCAATAGGTTGCAAAAACAAATAACTAGATTTCAAAACCAGACCACGAAATCATGTCCCAACTCCATCTGAATCTGTTCTAGAGAGACAGGTAGTCTTTTAACTTTGCCATAAAACTGTTCTGCCTGAACAGTAATGTTTTAGGTGGGTGCTGCAAACAGCATTTGCTATCAAACAAAAGCTGTCCTTGGCTAGCCAAGAAGAAACCAAAAACTATGAAATCATTCAAAACCACCATGAAACTTTAAGCTAGGTTGCTGGACCTCCAGAAAAGAAGTAGTGTCATCTATTGATTTCTGCTGGGACCAGAGACACATTTTGGATCACCTTTTCTAGTCATATTTTTCCTATTACTGGAATTGGAGCTCCCAGAGTATAGATGAAGAGGGAGTCGGTCATCTCTCCTGGAAGGTCTCCTGAATAGTCC belongs to Macaca thibetana thibetana isolate TM-01 chromosome 4, ASM2454274v1, whole genome shotgun sequence and includes:
- the KHDC1 gene encoding KH homology domain-containing protein 1 isoform X3; this encodes MDMGTSALSKKPWWTLPENFHAPMVFHMEEDQEELIFGHGDTYLRCIEVHSHTLIQLESWFTATGQTRVTVVGPHRARQWLLHMFCCVGSQDSYHHARGLEMLEQVRSQPLTNDDLVTSISVPPYTGDLSLAPRISGTICLSVPQPSPYQVIGCSGFHLSSLYP